One window of the Anopheles cruzii chromosome 2, idAnoCruzAS_RS32_06, whole genome shotgun sequence genome contains the following:
- the LOC128267012 gene encoding uncharacterized protein LOC128267012 codes for MAAIAAGSAGSLVDPTGAPVPGAQKQRKKSKFRLKERSSSSVREKFINDPAYTEDVRHLALPMRRNSGPEHDPGRKFYMIPKKKSNSVGKDYSRGSGSLHIGGGGTGVSEDFYTLDVESIRRAGLNVPEVKPRRKKYNHHTSAELLNRLLNTDESSSSDGLPAKATTLDRARGRSLDRRSYVTTVASVDDAGATEQQQRGSRKNRNHTRRQTIERDVVPIPIEPIEDPLSHPEEAKAGDREASASKGGRFQIGKRFLKGEIGIKSFNYYLLKEGLKSSKKNLLKQRSAPVAPVADGQQSAALPEPPAAVMDAGSPPEHRVPDEVHRPVAKCEENIYEEIYFEDRPKAQGIYLKDVPQQDSTAVQQATGAERRETNDEKIQFIDCELCVQQCSNASCDLCHGRAAQHTAQQHEHHHHQLQQQRQAEQKQQNIYEQLKQHGSGGSSAGSGSGTGLTSRTKASKSLDMDELYQRQKQQLQAQQSRQKQPQQQRQGYVGSVEDLNGAASALYASRNVLQYQSYNPSNPNVYKLETTPVAFSSDYSPLQQIYYKPQPPQGALPGPLGGGQDPAAQHIYQKPLHQKPGNVSGSGSDYYQELAGSRKKSSSSSDSLHQRRLQRDQPLYHRSTTGVYQQRAPPLEEQLVVGAPPSTGVGAKLYKVSSNASILSEASGRSDGSYRQQLQQQQQQQHQLQGQQAHLTHPSIRAEAPPVGGQPAGQPYGRTGGNMSDSSLGDSLFSYPANRRYFGSSESCRFASESCRRCSVEVDKCSFSDTCRYSDCRNCDCSSSYFSSDFDDTTTHAGSRSKSGSRASHAPDPAAGYYAAPPYAEDFMKHVSAVKRGSQPPQQPVAAGTHLMAGGKIYETPPTYVGMMSSAATGLLKAREPTYETLRNPPYSIPMVGVPSGDALGLGSLSAARQSFSQSHEALLSPTRRSRSSRSTDTEQYPYAERRSPSPHYSKIRRPHQSSTLPSSVRSGRRQQYSDAGGYSVIREAPRPMGAGSTLPKSFSMQQPHPAQPTVPLSVGGRSSSLLAMGHEYAEISKDARKPIPPPISTIPTHRDGRTGGSMSRGKPKPAARSVSPANYGRTGRVEVEVPNMAEVTATAERKSRERTMKLKAGDQAGDTPIQRDRSPVAPNAVATGQEKGTRVRKEPTTGSGTLPGRATTGSTRRREFGKSREQQQHQRGKRRVAQDFSDDEEEDDDDEVFLSDKVYERPGVSSRGPTGTQAFDFTLQPPTSSSSSSGTQPHSSTSGGPSVAPHSPTRKSKQKPESDAAPATGTASGPSVGSATQPNESESLRTTTDHAGSKAPADGAGVTVRY; via the exons ATGGCTGCCATTGCGGCCGGGTCCGCCGGGTCTCTCGTAGAccccaccggtgcaccggtacCTGGGGCCCAGAAGCAGCGCAAGAAGAGCAAGTTTCGG CTGAAGGagcgttcgtcgtcgtcggtgaggGAGAAGTTCATCAACGATCCGGCGTACACGGAGGATGTGCGCCACCTGGCGCTTCCGATGCGCCGCAACAGCGGCCCCGAGCACGATCCCGGCCGCAAGTTCTACATGATACCGAAGAAGAAGTCCAACTCGGTCGGCAAGGACTACTCGCGCGGCTCCGGCAGCCTGCacatcggtggcggtggcaccggcgtCTCCGAAGACTTCTACACGCTGGACGTGGAGTCGATACGGCGCGCGGGGCTTAACGTGCCGGAAGTGAAGCCACGGCGCAAGAAGTACAATCACCACACGAGCGCCGAGCTACTGAACCGCCTGCTGAATACGGACGAGTCGAGCAGTTCCGACGGACTGCCAGCGAAAGCGACGACCCTCGATCGGGCTCGCGGACGAAGTCTAGACCGGCGGAGTTACGTAACGACGGTGGCGAGCGTCGATGACGCGGGAGCAACAGAACAGCAGCAACGTGGCAGTCGGAAGAATCGAAACCACACCCGACGGCAGACCATCGAACGGGATGTAGTTCCGATCCCGATCGAGCCGATAGAGGACCCACTTTCGCACCCGGAGGAGGCAAAAGCGGGCGATCGAGAAGCGAGTGCCTCGAAAGGCGGGCGCTTTCAAATCGGCAAACGGTTCCTGAAGGGCGAGATCGGCATCAAGAGCTTCAACTACTACCTCCTGAAGGAGGGTTTGAAGTCGTCGAAGAAGAATCTGCTCAAACAACGCTCggctccggtggccccggtggctgATGGGCAGCAATCGGCTGCGTTGCCGGAACCACCGGCAGCCGTGATGGACGCGGGAAGTCCACCCGAGCACCGGGTGCCGGATGAGGTAcatcggccggtggccaaGTGTGAGGAAAACATCTACGAAGAGATCTACTTCGAGGACCGGCCCAAGGCGCAAGGGATTTACTTGAAGGACGTCCCACAGCAGGATTCAACGGCCGTTCAGCAGGCGACAGGCGCTGAGCGTCGCGAGACGAACGACGAAAAAATCCAGTTCATCGACTGCGAGCTGTGCGTCCAGCAGTGCAGCAATGCCAGCTGTGACCTGTGCCATGGCCGTGCCGCTCAGCATACGGCCCAGCAGcacgaacaccaccaccaccagctgcagcagcagcggcaggccGAGCAGAAGCAACAGAACATCTACGAGCAGCTGAAGCAGcacggttccggcggttcgTCCGCTGGCAGCGGATCTGGCACTGGGTTAACCTCCCGGACGAAGGCCTCCAAATCGCTGGACATGGATGAGCTGTACCAGCGACAGAAGCAGCAACTGCAAGCCCAGCAAAGCCGCCAGaaacagccgcagcagcagcgtcaagGATACGTTGGAAGCGTCGAAGACCTGAACGGTGCCGCCTCAGCCCTGTACGCCTCCAGGAACGTGCTCCAGTACCAGTCGTACAACCCGAGCAATCCGAATGTCTACAAACTGGAAACGACCCCCGTCGCGTTCAGCTCCGACTACAGTCCGCTACAGCAGATCTACTACAAACCCCAGCCCCCCCAGGGAGCCTTGCCGGGACCTCTAGGAGGTGGTCAAGATCCCGCCGCGCAGCACATTTACCAGAAGCCGCTCCACCAGAAGCCCGGCAATGTGTCTGGATCCGGGTCCGACTACTATCAGGAGCttgccggaagccggaagaaATCGTCCTCGTCGAGCGATTCGCTGCACCAGCGCCGGCTGCAGCGTGACCAGCCACTGTACCACCGCTCGACGACCGGAGTCTACCAGCAGAGGGCGCCACCGTTAGAGGAGCAACTAGTGGTCGGAGCTCCACCTTCCACCGGCGTCGGTGCGAAGCTGTACAAGGTCAGCTCGAACGCGTCGATCCTGAGTGAAGCGTCCGGCCGGAGTGACGGGTCTTACAGACAGCagttacagcagcagcagcagcagcagcatcagctgcaaggACAGCAGGCACACCTCACTCACCCCAGCATCCGGGCGGAGGCACCGCCAGTGGGTGGCCAACCCGCCGGGCAGCCTTACGGGCGCACCGGCGGGAACATGTCCGACTCCAGCCTGGGCGATTCGCTGTTCTCGTACCCGGCCAATCGGCGCTACTTTGGCAGCTCTGAGAGCTGTCGGTTTGCGTCCGAAAGCTGCCGGCGGTGCAGCGTGGAGGTGGACAAGTGTAGCTTCTCCGACACCTGCCGCTACTCGGACTGTCGCAACTGTGACTGCTCGTCGAGCTACTTTTCGTCCGATTTTGACGATACCACGACGCACGCCGGCTCGCGGAGCAAAAGTGGCTCACGGGCATCGCACGCCCCGGATCCGGCGGCCGGTTACTATGCGGCCCCACCGTACGCCGAGGACTTCATGAAGCACGTGAGCGCGGTCAAGCGGGGTAGCCAACCGCCGcagcaaccggtggccgccggaacGCACCTGATGGCGGGTGGCAAGATCTACGAGACGCCACCGACCTACGTCGGGATGATGTcatcggcggccaccggtttgcTTAAGGCGCGGGAACCGACCTACGAAACGCTCCGCAATCCGCCGTACTCCATCCCGATGGTGGGCGTCCCTTCCGGCGATGCGCTCGGCCTCGGTAGCCTCAGCGCTGCCCGCCAATCATTCAGCCAGAGCCACGAGGCGCTACTTTCGCCGACCCGTCGTAGCCGGTCCAGCCGCAGTACCGACACCGAGCAGTACCCGTACGCGGAGCGCCGGTCTCCGAGTCCACACTACTCCAAGATTCGGCGACCGCACCAATCTAGCACGCTTCCCTCTTCGGTACGCTCCGGACGCCGGCAACAGTACAGCGACGCCGGCGGTTACAGCGTGATCCGGGAGGCTCCACGCCCAATGGGGGCCGGCTCAACCCTACCGAAGTCCTTCAGCATGCAACAGCCACACCCCGCGCAGCCGACTGTCCCGTTGTCAGTCGGCGGACGCTCCTCCTCGCTACTGGCGATGGGCCACGAGTACGCGGAAATCAGCAAAGACGCTCGGAAGCCAATACCGCCACCGATCAGTACCATTCCGACACACCGGGATGGTCGGACCGGTGGATCGATGAGCCGCGGtaaaccgaaaccggctgCGAGAAGCGTGTCGCCGGCAAATTATGGACGAACGGGACGTGTGGAAGTGGAAGTGCCGAACATGGCGGAAgtgacggccaccgccgagcgTAAGTCTCGTGAGCGGACGATGAAGTTGAAGGCAGGCGATCAGGCTGGTGACACTCCGATACAGCGTGACCGCTCACCGGTGGCCCCGAACGCGGTTGCCACGGGCCAGGAGAAGGGCACCAGGGTGCGCAAAGAGCCGACCACGGGAAGCGGGACATTGCCCGGGCGGGCCACGACGGGTAGCACGCGGCGCCGGGAGTTCGGGAAGTCCCgggagcaacagcaacatcagcgGGGCAAGCGACGGGTTGCGCAAGACTTtagcgacgacgaggaggaggacgacgatgatgaggtGTTCCTGAGCGACAAGGTGTACGAGAGGCCGGGAGTCAGCAGCCGTGGCCCAACGGGAACG CAAGCTTTCGATTTTACGCTACAACCCCcgacgtcgtcctcgtcgtccagTGGCACTCAGCCCCACTCGTCCACCTCCGGTGGCCCATCGGTGGCGCCCCATTCGCCGACccgcaaatcaaaacaaaagccaGAGTCCGACGCCGCTCCGGCAACCGGCACGGCGTCCggaccgtcggtcggttcggccACTCAGCCGAACGAAAGCGAGAGTTTGCGCACGACGACCGACCACGCCGGATCGAAAGCTCCGGCCGATGGGGCCGGAGTCACC